From a single Nicotiana tabacum cultivar K326 chromosome 8, ASM71507v2, whole genome shotgun sequence genomic region:
- the LOC107791301 gene encoding uncharacterized protein LOC107791301 — protein MKIFAKAYYVKVWRVIKNGNYPLPAATPPLADPEDIDSYTKEQMKVVQVNNKARNLLHNAISGEEYEKILSCDTAKEMWDKLEVTYEGTNKVKETHINILVHNYELFSMKERESIEEMFARFSKIISDLKAFGKPYISGDQGRKILRSLPTTWQTKVVTLESQYLNKLSYDELRGELIAFEKTHLKKTSQEEKRK, from the coding sequence ATGAAGATCTTTGCCAAGGCCTATTACGTCAAAGTTTGGAGAGTCATCAAAAATGGGAACTATCCCTTACCAGCTGCTACTCCACCACTTGCTGATCCTGAAGATATAGATTCATATACAAAAGAGCAAATGAAAGTGGTACAAGTTAACAATAAAGCAAGAAATCTGCTTCATAATGCTATAAGTGGTGAAGAATATGAGAAAATTTTAAGCTGTGACACAGCCAAAGAAATGTGGGACAAGCTTGAGGTCACATATGAAGGAACCAACAAAGTAAAGGAAACACATATTAATATATTGGTTCATAATTACGAACTCTTCTCAATGAAAGAAAGAGAATCTATTGAAGAGATGTTTGCcaggtttagcaaaataattagcGATCTAAAGGCATTTGGCAAGCCTTATATCAGTGGTGATCAAGGTAGAAAAATTCTCAGAAGCCTGCCAACCACTTGGCAGACCAAAGTAGTCACACTGGAATCTCAGTATCTAAACAAATTATCTTATGATGAACTACGAGGAGAACTCATAGCTTTTGAAAAGACGCATCTCAAGAAGACTagtcaagaagaaaaaagaaaatag
- the LOC107791303 gene encoding uncharacterized protein LOC107791303: protein MKKIQLPSKIASCHSIKNLILVSSFVSIIYFLYPIILAPKTNFVHTSISSQKYDLSSPTTLHHVVFGIASNEKSWSKRKELVKLWYKPNEMRGCVFLEKMPNSSTNDSLLLPPIYISEDISRFPYTNKGGNPSAIRVARVVSETVALNHSNVRWFVFGDDDTIFFPENLVKTLSKYDHGLWYYIGSNSESFIQNKFFSFEMAFGGAGFAISYPLGNVLAKVFDSCIERYPHLYGSDGRIHACLTELGVTLTHEPGFHQMDFHGNVFGLLAAHSIRPLVSLHHMEIIEPIFPNMTRMKSLEHLYQAASFDPQRLLQQAVCYDRRFSWTVSVSWGYAVQVFAHNVFLTDAQRVQESYLPWKKNAYGTLYEYNTRKFESDQCKKQIIFFLNKVSSGMDEIKTIYKKKTSDNCTFSKNSPREIEEIRVFSHKLDLDTNQLLAPRRHCCDVLPSTSGKVMEMEIRECKEDELIYMHK, encoded by the exons atgaaaaaaattcaaCTACCAAGCAAAATCGCATCTTGCCATAGCATCAAAAATCTTATTTTAGTGTCCTCTTTTGTTTCTATAATCTATTTTCTATATCCTATCATTCTTGCCCCTAAAACCAACTTTGTTCATACCTCaatttcatcacaaaaatatGATTTATCATCTCCAACAACACTTCACCATGTTGTTTTTGGTATTGCGTCTAATGAGAAATCATGGTCTAAGAGAAAAGAACTTGTTAAGCTATGGTACAAACCAAATGAAATGAGGGGTTGTGTGTTTCTTGAAAAAATGCCTAATAGTAGTACAAATGATTCTCTTTTGCTCCCTCCAATTTATATTTCTGAGGATATTTCAAGATTCCCATATACAAATAAAGGTGGGAATCCTTCAGCTATTAGagtggcacgtgtagtttcagaaACAGTAGCACTTAATCATTCAAATGTTAGGTGGTTTGTATTTGGAGACGATGACACAATTTTTTTCCCTGAAAATTTGGTGAAAACACTTTCTAAATATGACCATGGGCTTTGGTATTATATTGGGTCAAATTCTGAAAGTTTTATACAGAACAAGTTTTTTTCCTTTGAAATGGCTTTTGGTGGTGCTGGTTTTGCTATAAGTTATCCACTGGGTAATGTTTTGGCTAAAGTATTTGATTCATGTATAGAGAGATATCCACACCTTTATGGAAGTGATGGTAGAATTCATGCTTGTTTGACGGAGCTTGGTGTTACTTTAACACATGAGCCCGGTTTCCATCAG ATGGATTTTCATGGAAATGTATTTGGATTATTGGCTGCACATTCCATTAGACCTTTGGTATCTCTGCATCATATGGAGATAATTGAACCGATATTCCCTAATATGACAAGAATGAAGTCTCTGGAGCATTTGTACCAGGCTGCAAGTTTCGATCCACAACGACTTTTGCAGCAAGCAGTATGTTATGATCGTCGATTTTCTTGGACAGTGTCAGTGTCTTGGGGATATGCTGTACAAGTTTTTGCACATAATGTGTTTTTGACAGACGCTCAGCGTGTACAAGAGAGTTACTTGCCCTGGAAAAAGAATGCATATGGTACACTTTATGAATATAATACAAGGAAATTTGAGTCTGATCAATGTAAAAAGCAgattatttttttcttgaacaaaGTTTCTTCTGGCATGGATGAAATCAAGACCATTTACAAGAAGAAAACATCTGATAATTGCACATTCAGCAAGAATTCACCtagagaaatagaagaaatcagAGTGTTTTCGCACAAGTTGGATCTTGACACAAATCAG TTGCTAGCACCAAGAAGACATTGTTGTGATGTATTGCCTTCTACATCTGGTAAAGTGATGGAAATGGAAATAAGAGAATGCAAAGAAGATGAACTTATTTACATGCACAAGTAG